A portion of the Esox lucius isolate fEsoLuc1 chromosome 20, fEsoLuc1.pri, whole genome shotgun sequence genome contains these proteins:
- the tmem41aa gene encoding transmembrane protein 41A-A, whose amino-acid sequence MRAIVGLTVVICAATLYLYILSSYLPTGPRYPQKGKENGETSDTDQNKESDFTGEEQRLKFPSDLEDLRNLSELLHFYKTEHTGYILLLFCSAYLYKQAFAIPGSSFLNILAGALFGPWQGLVLACGLTTVGSTMCFLLSQAFGKHYITNLLPGKVSMLQRKVEENQSCLFFFLLFLRFFPMTPNWFLNMSAPIVNIPVTSFIFSVFIGLMPYNFICVQTGSMLSELSSLDELFSWTRVLQLLAMACAALLPGFLIRRYSQTHLKLDGPVPSGVARKTQ is encoded by the exons ATGCGCGCAATTGTGGGTTTAACAGTGGTCATATGTGCTGCTACATTATATCTCTACATTCTGTCTTCATACCTTCCGACCGGACCTCGATATCCGCAGAAAGGAAAGGAGAATGGAGAAACGTCAGACACCGACCAAAACAAGGAAAGTGATTTTACAGGCGAAGAGCAGAG ACTAAAGTTCCCCTCAGACCTGGAGGATCTGAGAAATCTGTCAGAACTGCTGCATTTTTACAAGACTGAGCACACTGGATACATCCTGCTGCTCTTCTGCAGTGCCTACCTCTACAAGCAGGCCTTTGCCATCCCTGGGTCCTCCTTCCTG AATATTCTAGCTGGGGCTCTGTTCGGCCCGTGGCAGGGTTTGGTTCTGGCTTGTGGTCTGACTACTGTGGGTTCCACCATGTGTTTTCTCCTATCCCAGGCCTTTGGCAAACACTACATCACAAACCTCCTCCCTGGAAAGGTGTCCATGCTGCAGAGAAAG GTGGAGGAGAACCAGAgttgtctgtttttcttcctcctcttcctccggtTTTTCCCCATGACTCCTAACTGGTTCCTCAACATGTCTGCCCCCATCGTCAACATACCTGTCACGTCCTTCATCTTCTCGGTCTTCATTG GTCTGATGCCATATAACTTTATCTGTGTCCAGACGGGCTCCATGCTGTCTGAGCTGTCCTCTCTGGATGAGTTGTTCTCCTGGACCAGGGTTCTACAGCTGTTAGCTATGGCATGTGCGGCCCTGCTTCCTGGGTTCCTCATCAGACGCTACAGCCAAACACATCTCAAACTGGATGGCCCAGTGCCCAGTGGAGTCGCCAGGAAGACCCAGTGA